AGCCCTGAAGTTGAGGTAAGGGTGGATTTTTATGATTGTCGTATTTTTGGTTTAGTATTTGGAGTTGGGATTTGAGAATACAAAATGTTCTTTAAAGGCTGAAATTAATAACCAATATCAATctaaaatttgtaattttatatctatattagtattatagtatttgtattaatttatgtattctccgtcaaaaaatatcatttttatgttGAACTTTTTATAGTTGGGAGTTTCGTATGTTCGAAAGTTCTTACTAAAGTAATGGTAATATGCTCACCCAGTATGATATGAGACTCGCAACGTAACTGCTAAAAAGTTGGAGTTCCTGTGTAGCACAGGAACTCCAACTTTTCATATGATTACTTCTTTCTCTTGTAGATACTTGAAGACATTATTATTACCATCATTTTAAACAGCAAATTCGTGACTATTCCAGGTGCAAGTGTTCCCCGCGCTGGCTATAGTCCCGTCCCGGTCCCGCGTCCCGCCGGGCGCTAGGCTCCAACTGCGGCATGTCGGGGGACCGCCCCCCCACCTGGCACACCTACACTACTCGCACACACACGGACTGCCGCATGTCGAGGTATACTAAAACTTTGCCTACATTTGGTCATGTACATTATGCTACAAagctacatattttttattttgataacctGTGATGTTTGAAAGTCTGTGCTAAAAGTATTTTgaagtttatataaacaaaatatctccAAAATTGTACCTTATCTGCTTCATATCTGGCGAGTTGCCAATTTACTAGCCAAATTCAATACTCTTGTTCAAAaagtcaaaaacaatattttctatgtagTATTTTCGCTGCCCTAAGGCCGCTGTACTCAGGGTACAGAAGAtggtattaatataaattactgTTTATTACCAGGTGACGTCATCCGGTTCCGTACACGGTCTATCGATCGGTACGTCTCGTATCAAGCTGGTGGCAACCGATTTCAATAATGTTGAGATGGCAAGCGCTGAGGCTGAAGTTGAGgtaatatttcattgttataatatgtatttcatataaaaacatttaatctGAAGATTGTAAagataagattatttagacaccactacagtgaaggaaaacattccgaggaaacctgagcttataattaaaaaaatatatataagttTGAATTCGCCAACCTGCATTTAGCAAATGTGGTGAATAAAACTCAAACCTTCTTAGTGTGAgcagaggcctttggtcagcagtgatcACTTCTAGGCTGTTGATCTGATGTGTTACAAGAGCTTAAAGTTTTTCCGCTATTTAGGTAGATAATTTAAAGATTTGATATCACTTAAAAATGTCCTGTATCATTTTCAGTACTTTATGATTATCCGATTGATATGATTTAACGATATGATTTAACTTTCTGTCCTACAGGTGGTCCCAATATCAGGTATACGCGTGAAGGCAGCGACTCAGAGCCTACTGGTAGGGTCTCCGAGCCCCTTGTGGATAGAGGCAGGTGGCCTTAGTGCCGCAGCCCTGGCCGCGCTCATGCCACCACCGAGGGTCACTTGGACCCTGAGAGACCCTGCTACTGCCAGATTGTATACTACTCATGCTGATGGTAATTAAGACCGCTTAAGTTACTTATTCTACGCAAATTAgacacaattaattttattactttaatcaaATAACTATTAACTATATTAAtataagttattatgttatcgtcttactcacgtaactgtttaacaaggaactttgactgcacggttggcgcggtggctgggcaactggctgccgcgcaacgggtagcgggttcgattcccgcacggagcaactctttgtgtgatccacaaattgttgtttcgggtctgggtgtcatgtgcatgtgaacttgtatgttttaaacgcacccacgacacaggagaaaatcctaatgtggggcaacgttttttaaaaaaaaaaaaaaaaaaaacttgactaTTCACGAGCAGCTTTCTACGACACACGAATATTAGCCTGTGGCGTGGCTTTaagctagtcgagttcctcgtcaaacagttacatgagtaagccgataacataatcataaattttagtatatctcacaaaagttataataaaataaaatttaatagtgtCTGTAGTtctgaatataaataataatgaatttcaaTGTATTTTGAGACTTAAAAACATTCCACAGATATGCTCGAGAGGTCTGTAGCTGAAGGATTATCAGTGCGAGTGGTGCCACTGAAGCCAGGAGTCATCACTATCGATGTTCGAGTGCGGAACATGGGACAGGTAACATGTCAATAAACTTGTAGTAacaaatgtatgtaatatttaggCACTAATgaatacagggtgactttgatattaaaagatattcaacatatctcagaaactagccactttcagACCAGAGACCTCAGGTCtaattttataagaaattagttgtattatcacttCCCGATATGTAAATTGATCACATTTCTTTGTGTCCCATAACCTTATACCACCACAATAGTATTATCGCCCTTAGATACCTATATTTctatttgtaacaaataaatttttACTATAGGCAGCAGAAACCCGTTCCTGGGACAGTACAATCGAGATCCTTGGTCTAGCCGACATCAGAACATCAGTGGAAGGTCTTTCCAAGGAGATTTCCTCAGGAGACAGACTGGCACTAGCCGTGAGCTCTGCCATCAAACTCAAGTCTTTGCCGAGAGGAACTTGGAAGGCGTATGGTGATGGGGCCGTTACAATCAGTGCAGCTGGTGAATTACTAGCTGTGAGACCTGGCCACGCAGTCATTGTAGCCCAGCATAGGGATGAGAGGAACAATATCTTTAGAGAGACGGTGGgttctgttttttttatatttttgtaatagatgTTTGCGCATGTTGCGCAACTAACAATGCGCAGGTATGGAGGGTATATGTCGCCTAATTGGATCAGCCAAGTCATTACccctgtattttatttttagggtataagtcggtaaacgagcaaacgaaaCGGTAACTTAATATAACCCGTTTCTTTCTAGCATTGGATGCGTTTAAGCTAAtgataatgttaattaaatctGAAATGATATTGAAAGATTACGTTGTTTCCAATTTACTTTTTCTTCAAGCtttattctttttctttacAGGCCATCCAAGTGGAAGTGTCAGTCCCCTGGTACTGTACCCTGGAGTCAGACGGCGAGTCCCCCGAGGCAGCACTGCGCCTGGTCCTCCGCACGGCACTCGGTCGGGCACTACTCGCGCCGCATGCCAACGTCAGCGCCACTGGACCACTGGTCGTACATACCCGGCCGGCTAGACATACTGACAGGTAAATATGCTAATTATTATAAGCATATAAGGTCTATTGAAGTGAAAGAGTTACAGACATTTATTCCAAGTTTCATGGTTTCACGCACGGTAGtcacgaatattttatttagaatgtATGGTGTAAATGGGTGAAGCTTCatttttctgatttttttatacacgTTAACCGCCGCCTTTAACAGTTACAACTATAAACGTCTTTAACTATGAacctttgacaaacaaaaacatatcgTTTCTATtccaataaacattaaaatcattactaagttTGACTCAAACTCATAAAATAATCTTTGTCTTCCCCAGTGTCCTTGGTACAGAGCTGGTGATACCAGATCTGGACGCGGTGGGCGCGTTCATGACGTTCCAGGGGACAGTGAGCGGTGTTACTGTCAAGGACGAAGTCCTGGTCACTGGGACTGATGTGAAAGCCGACAGAGTTGTTGGTAAGTTGCGTCATAATGTTCTGTATTGACttctaaaattgtattgtaaaccttAATAGTAAAATTGCAAGTGCTATTTTCGATTTTTGAGGATAAACGGTTCTTTCTTTCTTGTAAGCTTGTAAGTTTATTTCGTGTTACTCGTATCAATGAAAGGTATTAGGTCCTTTTAACATTGTCCGGATACTGGTGAAGCGTACAACTACGTGCGTTAGCTATCATATCTTTCTGTACATTCATAAACCGCAGCGTGTGTAAAAGGCCTTAGGAGACGTTTGTTTCGTTCATATATCATCATTACAATCATTGGGTAATTTTAAAGTATCACAATGTttgaaagttttgtttttatattaagttgGCCTTTGTAgcttttattattaagaaaacattttcataCTTTGTTGATTGACCTGTTACGTCCGTTCCCAGCGACGGGCAGTTGGGGTGTGTGCGTGGAGGGCGTGGGGTGGCGCGCCCCTCGCGGCGTGTCGGTGtacggcggcggcgcggcgggcggggcCGGCGTGTCGCTGGCGCTGCTGGCGCGGCCCGGGCCCGCCACTCATGTACTGCGCCGGGACAGGCCGCAGCATGTCTTCACGCTCCATCAACTGCAGCTCGACAAGGTACGCACTATTTGTAACGTCACACGCACGCAACAAATACACATACCTACACGCACTTACCAACAGAAACACACACTCATATACAATACTTTTCACGCGTTTTCATTGATTGAAGTTACTTTTGTTTAATCTTTTCTATCGCGCAATTTCTGTCGCCTAACCTATATGATTGACGTCTGACAAATACATTCTTTGTAAATAGTGTAACTATTAGTAGTAAATGACAGTTTCAAATAACCAGAATAGCACAAGCATATTAAACAAGACTATAACAGATTAAATGTAAGGACTTTTCACTAAAAACTAACATAACACTAACAAACGTATACATTCCATGGTgcttaaatagtttaaaattatgttttttttatcccCAGACACATTCTAATGAGATTAACTAATTCTAAACAACCTCTTACCTCTTCCTAATacaatctattaaaatatttagcacCATAAAACAACTAAACAACCTCTAACAAGTTCTCCCTTATCTACCCAGATGGAGTTCCTCCCCGGCGAATGGGCATCAGAACTAGTTCCACTCTCGTTCACGGCAGCAGGTCTATCGTCGGGCCCGCTCCTGTGTACGGAGGAGCAGAGGTACGCGCTGGAGGGCACGCCCATAGAGCTACCCTACACCTGCCGGACTAAGGCGCCGCATACTGCAGAGCCTGTTATTGATGTTATTAATGGTAAGACCTATTTATTTGACCATCAGTGATATTCTTTTTTGGTTGATAGTACGGGCTTTCTTTTAGTGCATTTTCTTAGTGTAGTCTAGTAATATATTTACaggttttataatatctatgtgTAGTAAATACAGCCGAACGAACATTTTCATGTTAGTAtttccattttgaaaaaatatacgcAATTGGCTATAATTAAAACAGATTGTACCTTCTCCTATCCGAAATATCCAAATATTTTATCCCAAAAGATTTTTGACATAAACTTCAATGAATTTCCATTAGTTAAAGTGATCCAGATGTTATCAATTGTTAgagatctgtacccttagtaccacTTTGTTTTACATTTCACGAGATCGAGACGAGAGCTCttttggcgttctgattggttggtacattCACGCCAGAGAaacagagcaccgaacgcgctctcgtttcgtttttcttcgacgtaaagcaaacccgTACTAAGAGTCATTACACATGCGATTGTTGTATTAGTGACTAATCACTGTTTTTATAAATCTTTTCCAGGACAAATGGGCTGCAAGATAATCCCAGCCTCAACAATCACGGATGCTGCGGAAGTAGAGCTATGTGCTGAATGGGGAACGTACAGGACTTGTACGAAAACGATGCTGTTACCCCAAGTACGAGTGTCGACTAACAAAGTGTCTCTGCTCACCCCACCGGCTACGTTCACCGTGATGGGTCATTCGCACGCTCTGAAGTTAGTCAGGTTGACGCCTTCGCCCGGTCTGAAGTTAGAAACGAGAATGGATAATGGTGAGTGTGTTTAAgatttatttgtgtaatgtagattttttgtatttttttaaatattgctcCACACTACAATTTCTTCCTATGCCGAAgatgcgtttacaatcatacaaattCACTTAAACATCACACCCAAACTTGTAACAGCGATTTGTGGCCAACATGAAGAGTTGTTCCGTATCGAACTCACGACACGTTACACGGCTGCTGGTTGCTCAGCAATAGCGTAAACCGTGCACACTTTACTTCAGTTTTAAGTCCCATACTACTTTATGTCTTGTTCAATTTCAACATTGCTCTAAACTGGATTTACCTGAATTCTTACCACACTgccataataaattataacttacAACAATCACACATAATACCATGGAGACAGGCAGAAACTaaagaacgccaattgctacgattcttacataactcagtcgcttcatcaacagtcatcagtcttctGATGCATACTTGTCTgttaagagtacttttaatttggtcatTCTTTAATATATCTCTAATCTTATAACTAACAAAccttacaataacaattttccAGGAGAACTACTAGTAATAGTGACGAACGAAGCGTCAACCTGCGGTCACGGTTGGGTAACAGTACGGTCGAAGCTGACGTCCCAGGAGCTGCGAGTGGACGTGCAGAGAGAGTGTGACGTGGCGTGTGGCACTCTACTGGGCGCGCTGTTCTCCTTGCTGAAGCCGTACATGTCTACTATAATCACTGTTGCTGCCGCTGCCGCTGCTTATTTGTATAGTGAGTtggttttttgtattttattttatactttactaGCGATCCGTCACAggttcgcatgggtgcaatggtgatatattatgcatgtattatacatataaaccttcctcttgaatcactatatctattacaaaaattgcatcaaaatccgctgcgtagttttaaatatttaagcgtacaaagggacagagaaagcaactttgttttatactatttatgtgttttttgaGATTTTGTTACCTATCTCTATCTTATGTGTGGTTGTTAGAGGGTCTATTGTGATATTAGTTCGTTTGCAAATAGATTAATTCAGTGTCGCATAATTGCGAGTTGTTGACCCAACGTAATTGTAAAATATGTGGAGGTGTCATTAAGTAGCCTAAAGTGTGATTACAATAAAGTGTTTCATTTTAGGCTAGTTATATCTATGTAATAGTATGTCGTGAGAGACAAGACACTCAACTAAAGTAAAGacgtacttattttttaatttagccAAGTCACAACTAAACAAATGTTTCTAACAAAGAAATAACTTACATTAAACCTAATACAACCAAAATTCCCTTCACAGTACAACAAAGAATGCAACGGAAAGCGCCGATACGGATGCCGACGGATCCAAACGAGACCATACTACCACCTGAAGCCTCACCCATCCAGAATCGGTCGCGGACATGGTCACGCAGTCCCTACGCTTCCAGTGGGCCTACTGCGCCGGTCTACGGGGACGCAAGCATGCTACCTGAACAGAGCTTCTCTCCAAACTCGACCAGGAATTCCATGTTCCTATAGCAGTCCGGAAGGGATAGTGTATACAGGCAAAGACGTAGGCTTGGACATTACGTACGTCGGTTTTTTAAGCCGTtttctatgtaaaatattagttaCTGCAGGTTGTTAACTCTTTTGGTTCATATTGAAACTGTTTTACTAGTATATGATTAGCATTCTGGACCACTTTTCGCTCGGCGAATTGCCTTCGCTCCGGTGGTCCAGAATGCCCAATAGTGAATGGTCAAATCGGATGTTTATTGCGtaaaacagtttaagtaataatgacAAATATTTGCGTTACTAAAATTAACCTAGTCGACCATTCACGATTGGGCATTCAGGTAAACAGGCTCTAATAGTATTTGTTCCAAATTGTTATTAACTACTTCTATCAAGACAAAACAGTAGTTTCTTACTTTTCGGTACTTCACTGTTTCTTACCTTTCATATAATTCTACAATCTTTTGTTTATTCTATGTGTTGTTTTAAAAGTGTCTCTGTTGTGACTGTGTAAAAATCGACTAAGATAATCGACCTATCGACTAAGATGTCTAGCCTGTCGGGACTTTGAATCTGATAAAGGATATTGTTTCGCCGTATCGGTGTATTGTGTAAATTTGAACTAGATAGAGTGATGTCTAAAGCATGGTTGTGAGCATTATAAATGATGTCATATTCGCCCTTTTCATTGATTATAAGGTTCCTTATGAGTATGAGTCAATAGGTAACCTTTAGTCAATGAtggtaagtatgtatgtatgtttgtgtagtGAAACAAAGTGAGACTAGATAATGACGAGTCACTAAATGTGTTACTTATTAACATCCTATATACAAGATAATATTGTCAATGAAAATTGAACTTAATTGTCTCGTctcattaagtttattttacagtttaaaCATAGTCGTAATATAAACCGTAGATTAATATAACGTCTTTTGTAAATTGAGTTTCAAGCaaatagtattaatttaaatggaGAATAACTTGCTAGAACTTgattataaatagatacttattttCCTTGAAAGTAATGCAAAAATTCAAACTATATTCCTTTTTATACcacagtttataaataaataagataaaagaaaacactaatttatttgtattagcaTTTATTGTTACAAAGTTGTGCTTCACTTAAAACTTAGTTAAATTAAGATCAAGAATCAAATTTCAAAATTGACATGAAAATCGTTATTTAGGAAAGATACCAAAGTATCGTAATGTGTTTTCGATTTAATAATTGGTTGGTTTCTGTTGTATGACATATTGGATCGTTAATAAAttcgttatgattatgatatTACGTGTTATTGGTGTTGGTACTCAAAGGACTAATATTAAATCGATATTGATCGATATTCTTGAAAGAAGAATTaaagtacgcgtccacaggcccgcatcgcacgcaacgaattttagtttgtcttgtatagaaactcatacaactgcgtccactgatccgcatcgtaccgACCGCTCGTCGGCTATGCCTACaatacatgcgatgcgtacggatgacgtcatacggtatgtgtacgatgcgggcctgtggacgcttacctttaaacaTAATCGTCGGTCGATCGGACAAGTCTATAATGTATGGGAGTCTTAACAGCTTTGCTTATAAAGTAAAAGTTCTTGAAAATAGATgcgtatagatttttttataggatCTGATTCAAACAGTACTATCATTCCTAAACATGtctttaaaatgtatgtttttaattactgGCAGCCAAAACAAAATGGTCAATGAAATTGTGTGCCAAAGAGGTTCATTGGATcttttacagtaaaatatttaatttaaatatacagCTTTACTCATTTGTATGAGTTccgtgtgacttgaaactagttgagccaTTCTCGTACGTAAGTGACTcgtatattttaattaggtttaaATATTCTCCacgaaaaaagaaacattgacGATAGACAGAAgtctaatataaaattatttacttttctcCATAATCGCATTTCTCTCGCTTACTTAAAATAGTGATAACTAGGTgtaaaagaaatgtaaatacaatttgtaaataAGATCTCAAAGAACTAGATTTAGTAGTTTTATATGATTGTATTCGCATTTCAATGCAGTTAACGTTTTTGTTACGTATTGTAAATACAAACacatgtttttgttacaaaaggAACTCTaagtcatttttattaaaagtcaaATTTGTTTGAGTATGGAAAACTAAAAAGATGTGTTTGTACCTGTACACGGTATGGGGTTATGGAGCTTGTGATGTgtgaaataaagtatttttataaatttaacatgttgtttttatttacttttttattatacatactgCTACTATCAATATACAGTAATGGTAAAAcgaggtgaatagaattcaaacgGTGAATAGatatgttagaacattttcccaaaatttatttcacccctcttctgtgtCTATTTACCCTTCGAATTGTATTCGGTATATAACAATATACATGTATACCTTGTTgcgtaaaagaaatatttgaataatttcgtTTCTTTCTAGACAAGacaaaattttatgttattttttattcatagacAATGTTAAAATAGACTCGCGATTCCGCCATTATGAAATACAGTAATGGCTGGCAAatatccaaaaacaaaaaaaaaagaattcaattCTACTGAATATTCTTTTTTCTTCTATTGAATATTATCTACAAACTACTAGTACCATTTAAGTTGGGTTACGCGCAATTAAAGCGTGCATAGAAGAATAATGTACTTATTGCTaaactaaataaagtaaaaataaatatgtaggcctacatttaggtaggtaggtagtaagtaggtaacataCCTACTGATACAACAAAAGAGCGATGATGATTATGAATGCTATCTCTTTAAATCAGACCTGCTTACACTATcactataaaacaattaaagaacTGAATCGATTTTGCAGAAATTTGTCACagcaaaaataaatttgaaatgtGATGGACAAAAATTAATTTCTGCAACTTGAATCACAGGTTACCTAAAACTAGTCTTTAGatgtatatttattgatttaggtTTGCAATATTACATGATATAGTACGTATTTCGATAATgtgtgaataaattaattaaaacaaatacctacctacctgtaTTCGATCAggtaatttttaaatcaataaccATGTTCATCAATAACTCAGTCAGTGTTGCCAGCTTTATCCAGTCATAGTTTCCAATTTTACCGGGAAAAGTTATTTCTACCCTTTTCCTCCTTTCCTTCCTCTTCCTTTTCATCTCTACATTGAATCTCCTGGTATGTCCAGCATGTCTAACAGGTCCTCTTGTGGAGACTTTGGAATGTCAGGAATAAAAGTCAGGTCTGCGTTCTTAATTTTAACATTCGTATCAATAGTTTCAAATTGAATATCTCTGGGTATTTCCAAGGTTTTCTTTCTTGAACTTGTATCTCCGAATTCAATGGGTAATTGtaactcaattttatttttagaatgaaCTTTTTCTATTGTTGCTAAGAGACAGTTAATTTCATTTGTATCAGCACTTCGGCTTTCAAAGTCTTCAATAGGATTCTTCTTGCTATcgtatttgtaaatattctCACCaagattatgtaaaatattcgtACTTATTGTAGATGGTAAATTAAACGATCCATCTTTTCTTTGTAATCCCAACCTTAAAAGCACAGATATTTTAGCATGATATTCTGAGAACCAAAGTAAAAGTGTATTGCTTAGACCTTTATAGTCATCATCAGTAAATTGGTGAGCTAAATTTTCAAATCTTCTCATTACTTGTTCAATAATGCATTTGGGGAAAAATACTGGCATCAACATGGCAACACTGCGCAGATGGCGGCGGGTGATgtcgaaaatattttgattcGTCGCTGCAGACAATTGCCATTTGAAGATCATCGTCATAAGATCCCATAGTTTGCTCATTGAATAATCATCCAGTTTCATTATTGAGGAGGCGGATATATCTTGCAGTAGTTGTTTCATTAGGGAGTGAGTGGCCACCGGTTGTGGCGTAAATAATTCGTCTAGCAGCTTAGGGTGGAAAAGCACAGTAACTACATCGGTGAGTactgaaaataaatgaatttaaatgtttatcaaTTGTTgccaatatgtatttatttttttctaaaataacttaTAGGTTATAAGCAGTAAATACTAAGAACTCACCTTTTTCAGACTTGTCCAAAGAAATATTCTGCGCTTTCAAGCGCTGGTCTATTACAAACACCATTTCACAGCCCAAGTTAATAGCTATAAAGGGCGTCGCGAAGTGTGACATTGTAACAacacagcacagcacagcacagtTTCAGGAATATTAATGAAACAC
This sequence is a window from Spodoptera frugiperda isolate SF20-4 chromosome 5, AGI-APGP_CSIRO_Sfru_2.0, whole genome shotgun sequence. Protein-coding genes within it:
- the LOC118271786 gene encoding protein OSCP1, which produces MSHFATPFIAINLGCEMVFVIDQRLKAQNISLDKSEKVLTDVVTVLFHPKLLDELFTPQPVATHSLMKQLLQDISASSIMKLDDYSMSKLWDLMTMIFKWQLSAATNQNIFDITRRHLRSVAMLMPVFFPKCIIEQVMRRFENLAHQFTDDDYKGLSNTLLLWFSEYHAKISVLLRLGLQRKDGSFNLPSTISTNILHNLGENIYKYDSKKNPIEDFESRSADTNEINCLLATIEKVHSKNKIELQLPIEFGDTSSRKKTLEIPRDIQFETIDTNVKIKNADLTFIPDIPKSPQEDLLDMLDIPGDSM